A window from Frischella perrara encodes these proteins:
- the pncB gene encoding nicotinate phosphoribosyltransferase, which translates to MQSPILTSLLDTDAYKLHMQQAVFHHYPDITVAAEFRCRNNEKLGIYVDAIKYQIGLMEKLFLTENEFNYLNQTGYFKHDYLMWLKNWRFDHNLVTIRDDNGELYIRIEGKWLDVILWEVPLLAVISEIAHRDRTPDVGIEQAITHLKDKLASFNHKTASFDMSQFLLMDFGTRRRYSFKVQEAVVCYLKDHFPDFNSTSNYLLAFKYGLKPVGTQAHEWFQAHQRLTDNLSDCQRKALHVWLEEYPHDLDIALTDCITMDAFLKDFDKELATRYQGLRHDSGDPIEWGEKAIAHYQRMGIDPKTKILVFSDSLNFDKAIKIYQHFYNRVKLSFGMGGHLACDIPAKKDSNTKALNIVIKLVECNGQSVAKLSDSPGKTISQDTNFIEELKRTFDVTGNI; encoded by the coding sequence ATGCAATCACCAATATTAACATCTTTATTAGATACCGATGCTTATAAATTACATATGCAACAAGCGGTATTTCATCATTATCCCGATATAACTGTTGCTGCTGAATTTCGATGTCGTAACAATGAAAAACTTGGTATTTATGTTGATGCTATAAAATACCAAATTGGATTAATGGAAAAACTCTTTTTAACAGAGAATGAATTTAACTATCTAAATCAAACGGGCTATTTTAAACATGACTATTTGATGTGGTTAAAAAATTGGCGATTTGACCATAACCTCGTAACTATTCGTGATGATAATGGTGAACTTTACATCCGTATAGAAGGGAAATGGCTTGATGTCATTTTATGGGAAGTGCCACTCTTGGCCGTAATCAGCGAAATTGCTCATAGGGATCGAACGCCTGATGTTGGAATTGAGCAAGCTATTACGCATCTAAAAGATAAGCTAGCAAGTTTTAATCATAAAACCGCATCTTTTGATATGTCACAATTTTTACTAATGGATTTTGGTACTCGTAGACGTTACTCTTTCAAAGTACAAGAAGCCGTTGTTTGTTATTTGAAAGATCATTTCCCAGATTTCAATAGTACCAGTAATTACTTATTAGCATTTAAATATGGATTAAAGCCAGTTGGTACACAGGCGCATGAATGGTTTCAAGCACATCAAAGATTAACAGATAATTTATCTGACTGCCAACGTAAAGCTTTACATGTGTGGCTTGAAGAATATCCGCACGATCTTGATATTGCTTTAACAGATTGCATAACTATGGATGCTTTTCTAAAAGATTTTGATAAAGAATTGGCAACTCGTTATCAAGGATTACGTCATGATTCAGGAGATCCAATTGAATGGGGTGAAAAAGCTATCGCTCATTATCAAAGAATGGGGATTGATCCTAAAACCAAAATTCTTGTTTTTTCTGATAGCCTAAATTTTGATAAAGCCATTAAGATTTATCAACATTTTTATAATCGTGTTAAACTATCTTTCGGCATGGGAGGACATCTTGCCTGTGATATTCCAGCCAAAAAAGACTCAAACACTAAAGCATTAAATATCGTAATAAAATTAGTCGAATGTAATGGTCAATCTGTTGCTAAATTATCAGATAGTCCTGGGAAAACAATATCTCAAGATACTAATTTTATCGAAGAGCTAAAAAGAACATTTGATGTAACAGGCAACATTTAA
- the asnS gene encoding asparagine--tRNA ligase, producing the protein MSTIAPITDILQGKIAVGSSVTVQGWIRTRRDSKAGISFLAIYDGSCFNPIQAVVENTLSNYENDVLKLTTGCSVEVTGVVVESPGQGQQYELQTTKVKVYGFVEDPETYPMAAKRHSIEYLREVAHLRPRTNIVGAITRVRHTLANAIHQFFNDRGFYWISTPIITASDTEGAGEMFRVSTLDLVNLPKQDNGKIDFDKDFFGKESFLTVSGQLNAETYACALSKVYTFGPTFRAENSNTTRHLAEFWMMEPEVAFANLDDIAKLAEDMLKFVFKAVLEKRADDMQFFAQHVDKEAISRLENFINSDFVQVDYSDAITILQKCNVKFENHVSWGIDLASEHERYLAEKHFKAPVVVKNYPKDIKAFYMRMNEDGKTVAAMDVLAPGIGEIIGGSQREERLEMLDQRMAEMGLNKEDYWWYRDLRRYGTVPHSGFGLGFERLIVYITGVQNVRDVIPFPRTPRNANF; encoded by the coding sequence ATGAGTACTATTGCACCAATTACGGATATTTTACAAGGTAAAATTGCAGTTGGCAGTTCAGTTACCGTTCAAGGATGGATTAGAACCCGCCGTGATTCTAAAGCTGGAATTTCATTTTTAGCAATCTATGATGGTTCATGCTTTAATCCGATTCAAGCTGTCGTTGAAAATACCTTATCAAATTATGAAAATGATGTATTAAAATTGACTACAGGATGCTCTGTAGAAGTAACAGGCGTTGTGGTAGAAAGTCCGGGTCAAGGTCAGCAATATGAATTACAAACCACTAAAGTAAAAGTATACGGTTTTGTTGAAGATCCTGAAACTTACCCTATGGCGGCAAAACGCCACTCTATTGAATATCTACGTGAAGTAGCGCACTTAAGACCTAGAACAAATATTGTCGGAGCAATAACCCGTGTTCGCCATACTTTAGCAAATGCTATTCATCAGTTTTTTAACGATAGAGGGTTTTACTGGATTTCAACACCAATAATTACTGCATCAGATACAGAAGGTGCCGGTGAGATGTTTCGTGTATCAACTTTAGATCTAGTTAACTTACCTAAACAAGACAATGGTAAAATTGATTTTGATAAGGACTTTTTTGGCAAAGAGTCATTTTTAACGGTTTCCGGTCAGCTTAATGCTGAGACTTATGCTTGCGCATTATCGAAAGTCTATACTTTTGGTCCAACTTTTAGAGCAGAAAATTCAAATACTACACGTCACTTAGCCGAGTTTTGGATGATGGAACCAGAAGTTGCTTTTGCCAATCTCGATGATATAGCTAAATTAGCTGAAGATATGCTTAAATTTGTATTTAAAGCTGTCCTAGAAAAACGCGCTGATGATATGCAGTTTTTTGCTCAACATGTTGATAAAGAAGCAATCTCAAGATTAGAAAACTTCATCAATTCGGACTTCGTACAAGTTGATTATAGTGATGCTATTACTATTTTACAAAAATGCAATGTGAAGTTTGAAAATCATGTTAGTTGGGGAATTGATTTAGCTTCTGAACATGAACGCTACTTAGCTGAAAAACACTTTAAAGCTCCAGTAGTTGTCAAAAACTATCCTAAAGATATAAAAGCATTCTATATGCGAATGAATGAGGATGGTAAAACGGTCGCCGCTATGGATGTGTTAGCTCCAGGAATTGGTGAAATTATTGGTGGGTCCCAACGTGAAGAAAGATTAGAAATGTTAGATCAACGCATGGCTGAAATGGGATTAAACAAAGAGGATTACTGGTGGTATCGTGATTTACGCCGCTATGGAACCGTCCCACATTCTGGTTTTGGTTTAGGGTTTGAAAGACTTATTGTATACATTACTGGTGTCCAAAATGTACGAGATGTAATACCGTTCCCAAGAACACCAAGAAATGCTAATTTTTAG